In Dermacentor silvarum isolate Dsil-2018 chromosome 2, BIME_Dsil_1.4, whole genome shotgun sequence, the following proteins share a genomic window:
- the LOC119442283 gene encoding protein bunched, class 2/F/G isoform-like isoform X1, with protein MADKICGDGIGNSTGRLYNAEVDLITPTTMYGSSPGEPRTLVQSVDAVGPKKKPTSFQITSVTVQGSRLSNDGGDESADDLDESHTEDLSSDILDCSKTTDTEQLSPTEDNTPAIAPAPPAPTEAAAEPVTAAVSAAPSDPVPSGGLAAVTVSPAVVTGAAGTLAIVTGTPAAPSTTEGPINPDHWQRRFKVVKIVSSEPFGRGRWLCMDFVDPPAMQADAKAGEERDSGTAAADLPPAVSNEAVAHVYEIPVGQTYPANSQQSGPLYGIILPVSAGGQGASPLSVLQPIAEQQQPQAAAVAEQPPVTAGPPQPAAVVAPVPEQQPQHQQQPPPVAADAAAAQAVEPIPENATNKSATEEDSERFPGRVARVPSRLPFGKGGHKAKVHDLLLTSAGSTVAIDNKIEQAMDLVKSHLMFAVREEVDVLKEKITELLDRIAQLEYENGILRAGASPETLSLLAQSAQQAVPVSQPQLPQPQQTIAAVAAAVAQPVVIPPQPVVVPPQQQQQAPVASVQPVPMQPAPVQPQIPQLVTVVQQPQQLTHQQPQPQPSQPVQLQHQPQLPQQQQQQKQPLQQPPPT; from the exons ATGGCCGACAAAATCTGTGGCGATGGCATTGGGAACAGTACTGGAAGATTGTATAACGCCGAAGTAGATTTAATAACACCAACTACAATGTATGGCAGCAGCCCCGGCGAACCGAGGACGTTGGTGCAATCTGTGGATGCCGTGGGTCCGAAAAAGAAGCCGACGTCGTTTCAAATCACCAGCGTCACCGTGCAAGGGTCCCGGTTAAGCAACGACGGCGGTGACGAGAGTGCCGACGACTTGGACGAAAGCCACACAGAGGACCTGAGCTCCGACATCCTGGATTGTTCCAAGACGACCGACACGGAGCAGTTGTCACCAACGGAAGACAACACGCCGGCGATAGCGCCGGCGCCGCCCGCCCCCACGGAGGCCGCTGCCGAGCCGGTGACGGCGGCGGTCAGTGCTGCGCCCAGCGATCCTGTGCCGTCGGGCGGCCTGGCCGCGGTGACTGTGTCTCCGGCGGTGGTTACCGGCGCTGCGGGCACGTTAGCCATAGTGACCGGCACGCCCGCGGCGCCCAGCACGACGGAGGGCCCCATCAATCCCGACCACTGGCAGCGGCGCTTCAAAGTGGTTAAGATCGTCAGCTCTGAGCCGTTCGGCCGAGGACGCTGGCTATGCATGGACTTTGTCGACCCGCCTGCGATGCAGGCCGATGCCAAGGCCGGCGAAGAGCGCGACAGCGGCACCGCCGCCGCGGACCTGCCGCCGGCCGTGTCCAACGAGGCAGTGGCCCACGTGTACGAAATTCCCGTCGGCCAGACGTACCCGGCCAACAGCCAACAGAGCGGGCCTCTGTACGGCATCATTCTGCCAGTGTCTGCGGGCGGTCAAGGGGCCTCTCCCTTAAGTGTGCTCCAGCCGATCGCCGAGCAACAGCAGCCGCAGGCGGCAGCGGTGGCCGAGCAGCCTCCCGTAACGGCTGGCCCGCCGCagccggcggcggtggtggcaCCGGTGCCTGAACAACAACCGCAGCATCAACAGCAGCCGCCGCCTGTTGCAGCCGACGCTGCTGCAGCCCAGGCCGTCGAGCCCATTCCCGAGAACGCCACCAACAAGTCAGCCACGGAGGAAGACTCCGAGAG GTTTCCTGGCCGAGTGGCGAGGGTTCCCTCCCGGTTGCCCTTTGGCAAAGGTGGCCACAAGGCAAAGGTGCATGATTTGCTCCT CACGTCGGCTGGGAGCACGGTGGCAATCGACAACAAAATTGAGCAGGCCATG GACTTAGTCAAGAGCCacctcatgtttgctgtgcgtgAGGAAGTGGACGTGCTCAAAGAAAAAATAACGGAGCTGCTGGACCGGATAGCGCAGCTGGAGTACGAAAATGGTATCCTGCGTGCCGGTGCTTCGCCAGAGACCTTGAGCCTGCTGGCTCAATCTGCACAGCAAGCAGTGCCCGTGTCCCAGCCACAGTTGCCTCAGCCGCAGCAGACAATAGCagcagtggcggcggcggtggcccAGCCGGTTGTGATCCCTCCCCAGCCGGTTGTGGTGccaccacagcagcagcagcaggcccCTGTTGCCTCAGTGCAACCTGTACCCATGCAGCCAGCACCAGTGCAGCCGCAAATTCCGCAGCTGGTTACTGTTGTCCAGCAGCCACAGCAGCTGACACATCAGCAGCCACAACCACAGCCTTCACAACCTGTGCAGCTGCAGCACCAGCCCCAATtaccgcagcagcagcaacaacaaaaacaacctTTGCAACAGCCACCACCCACGTAG
- the LOC119442283 gene encoding protein bunched, class 2/F/G isoform-like isoform X2, with the protein MADKICGDGIGNSTGRLYNAEVDLITPTTMYGSSPGEPRTLVQSVDAVGPKKKPTSFQITSVTVQGSRLSNDGGDESADDLDESHTEDLSSDILDCSKTTDTEQLSPTEDNTPAIAPAPPAPTEAAAEPVTAAVSAAPSDPVPSGGLAAVTVSPAVVTGAAGTLAIVTGTPAAPSTTEGPINPDHWQRRFKVVKIVSSEPFGRGRWLCMDFVDPPAMQADAKAGEERDSGTAAADLPPAVSNEAVAHVYEIPVGQTYPANSQQSGPLYGIILPVSAGGQGASPLSVLQPIAEQQQPQAAAVAEQPPVTAGPPQPAAVVAPVPEQQPQHQQQPPPVAADAAAAQAVEPIPENATNKSATEEDSESTSAGSTVAIDNKIEQAMDLVKSHLMFAVREEVDVLKEKITELLDRIAQLEYENGILRAGASPETLSLLAQSAQQAVPVSQPQLPQPQQTIAAVAAAVAQPVVIPPQPVVVPPQQQQQAPVASVQPVPMQPAPVQPQIPQLVTVVQQPQQLTHQQPQPQPSQPVQLQHQPQLPQQQQQQKQPLQQPPPT; encoded by the exons ATGGCCGACAAAATCTGTGGCGATGGCATTGGGAACAGTACTGGAAGATTGTATAACGCCGAAGTAGATTTAATAACACCAACTACAATGTATGGCAGCAGCCCCGGCGAACCGAGGACGTTGGTGCAATCTGTGGATGCCGTGGGTCCGAAAAAGAAGCCGACGTCGTTTCAAATCACCAGCGTCACCGTGCAAGGGTCCCGGTTAAGCAACGACGGCGGTGACGAGAGTGCCGACGACTTGGACGAAAGCCACACAGAGGACCTGAGCTCCGACATCCTGGATTGTTCCAAGACGACCGACACGGAGCAGTTGTCACCAACGGAAGACAACACGCCGGCGATAGCGCCGGCGCCGCCCGCCCCCACGGAGGCCGCTGCCGAGCCGGTGACGGCGGCGGTCAGTGCTGCGCCCAGCGATCCTGTGCCGTCGGGCGGCCTGGCCGCGGTGACTGTGTCTCCGGCGGTGGTTACCGGCGCTGCGGGCACGTTAGCCATAGTGACCGGCACGCCCGCGGCGCCCAGCACGACGGAGGGCCCCATCAATCCCGACCACTGGCAGCGGCGCTTCAAAGTGGTTAAGATCGTCAGCTCTGAGCCGTTCGGCCGAGGACGCTGGCTATGCATGGACTTTGTCGACCCGCCTGCGATGCAGGCCGATGCCAAGGCCGGCGAAGAGCGCGACAGCGGCACCGCCGCCGCGGACCTGCCGCCGGCCGTGTCCAACGAGGCAGTGGCCCACGTGTACGAAATTCCCGTCGGCCAGACGTACCCGGCCAACAGCCAACAGAGCGGGCCTCTGTACGGCATCATTCTGCCAGTGTCTGCGGGCGGTCAAGGGGCCTCTCCCTTAAGTGTGCTCCAGCCGATCGCCGAGCAACAGCAGCCGCAGGCGGCAGCGGTGGCCGAGCAGCCTCCCGTAACGGCTGGCCCGCCGCagccggcggcggtggtggcaCCGGTGCCTGAACAACAACCGCAGCATCAACAGCAGCCGCCGCCTGTTGCAGCCGACGCTGCTGCAGCCCAGGCCGTCGAGCCCATTCCCGAGAACGCCACCAACAAGTCAGCCACGGAGGAAGACTCCGAGAG CACGTCGGCTGGGAGCACGGTGGCAATCGACAACAAAATTGAGCAGGCCATG GACTTAGTCAAGAGCCacctcatgtttgctgtgcgtgAGGAAGTGGACGTGCTCAAAGAAAAAATAACGGAGCTGCTGGACCGGATAGCGCAGCTGGAGTACGAAAATGGTATCCTGCGTGCCGGTGCTTCGCCAGAGACCTTGAGCCTGCTGGCTCAATCTGCACAGCAAGCAGTGCCCGTGTCCCAGCCACAGTTGCCTCAGCCGCAGCAGACAATAGCagcagtggcggcggcggtggcccAGCCGGTTGTGATCCCTCCCCAGCCGGTTGTGGTGccaccacagcagcagcagcaggcccCTGTTGCCTCAGTGCAACCTGTACCCATGCAGCCAGCACCAGTGCAGCCGCAAATTCCGCAGCTGGTTACTGTTGTCCAGCAGCCACAGCAGCTGACACATCAGCAGCCACAACCACAGCCTTCACAACCTGTGCAGCTGCAGCACCAGCCCCAATtaccgcagcagcagcaacaacaaaaacaacctTTGCAACAGCCACCACCCACGTAG